The proteins below are encoded in one region of Sphingobacterium sp. R2:
- the gyrA gene encoding DNA gyrase subunit A, protein MAEETENDNNLVPANDRIIPINIEDQMKSAYIDYSMSVIVSRALPDARDGMKPVHRRVLYGMLDLGVTSGKPYKKSARIVGDVLGKYHPHGDSSVYDTMVRMAQDWSLRYPLVDGQGNYGSIDGDPPAAMRYTEARLKKIAEEMLSDINKDTVDFQNNFDDSLQEPTVLPTRIPNLLVNGASGIAVGMATNMAPHNLTEIIDGTVAFIENRDIEIAELMQHIKGPDFPTGALIYGYAGVQDACNTGRGRIVMRAKAEIETTKSGREQIIVTEIPYQVNKANMIERTAELVNEKKLEGISAIRDESDRTGMRIVYDIKRDANANVVLNNLYKYTALQTSFSVNNIALVKGRPVLMNLKDMIHEFVEHRHDVIVRRTRYELAEAEKRAHILEGYLIALDHLDEVIKLIRNSETPEDARVGLMEKFGLSDLQARAILDMTLRRLTGLERDKIKEEYAELMKTIDYLKSVLEDEDLRMKIIRDELIEIKEKYGDERRSQIVHSAEDMRMEDFIDDEEIVITISHNSYVKRTPLSEYKRQGRGGRGSIGTNTREEDFTEHIITASAHNYMLLFTEAGRCFWLRAFEIPEGSRTSRGRALQNIINVPKEEKIKAFILVKNLKDQEYLENNFIIMCTKKGTIKKTSLEAYSRPRANGINAININEGDQLIEACLTTGSSEIVMALRSGRAIRFNESTVRPMGRTATGVRGITLSTESDEVIGMISVNDSETTVLVVSEKGYGKRTDIEDYRVTNRGGKGVKTINVTDKTGELVAIKGVTDAEDLMIINKSGIVIRIAVEGLRVMGRATQGVRLINLKDNDEIASITKVDREEELEESGLTEELTENDDSTSEENKESNSEESTESNEE, encoded by the coding sequence ATGGCTGAAGAAACAGAAAACGACAACAATCTTGTTCCGGCAAACGACCGGATTATCCCAATTAACATCGAGGATCAGATGAAGTCTGCTTACATTGACTATTCCATGTCTGTCATTGTATCAAGAGCGCTCCCTGATGCACGTGATGGCATGAAGCCAGTACACAGACGTGTTCTTTATGGAATGCTGGACTTAGGGGTTACCAGTGGCAAGCCTTACAAAAAGTCTGCCCGTATCGTTGGTGACGTATTAGGTAAGTATCACCCCCATGGTGATTCATCCGTTTATGACACCATGGTTCGTATGGCTCAAGATTGGAGTTTACGCTATCCGTTGGTAGACGGCCAAGGTAACTACGGTTCTATTGACGGTGATCCACCTGCGGCTATGCGTTATACCGAAGCAAGATTAAAGAAAATTGCTGAAGAAATGCTATCCGATATCAACAAAGATACTGTTGATTTTCAAAATAACTTTGATGACTCTTTACAAGAGCCAACTGTTCTCCCTACTCGTATTCCCAATTTGCTCGTCAATGGGGCATCTGGTATTGCAGTCGGTATGGCTACGAATATGGCGCCACATAACCTTACTGAGATTATCGATGGTACTGTAGCGTTCATTGAGAATCGTGATATCGAGATAGCCGAATTGATGCAACATATCAAAGGCCCTGATTTCCCTACAGGTGCACTTATCTATGGTTATGCGGGTGTTCAAGATGCCTGTAATACAGGACGGGGCCGGATTGTCATGCGGGCAAAAGCAGAGATAGAAACAACTAAATCTGGACGTGAACAGATTATCGTAACCGAAATTCCCTATCAGGTGAACAAGGCCAATATGATCGAGCGTACGGCCGAATTGGTTAACGAAAAGAAATTAGAAGGTATATCAGCCATCCGTGATGAATCTGATCGGACAGGTATGCGCATTGTGTACGATATCAAACGTGATGCGAACGCGAACGTTGTTTTAAACAACCTGTATAAATACACTGCGCTACAGACCTCTTTCTCAGTTAATAACATCGCTTTAGTTAAAGGAAGGCCTGTACTCATGAATCTGAAAGATATGATTCATGAATTTGTGGAGCATAGACATGATGTCATCGTCAGACGTACACGCTATGAATTGGCTGAAGCAGAAAAACGTGCGCACATCCTAGAGGGATATTTGATTGCGCTGGATCATTTGGACGAGGTAATCAAATTAATTCGTAACTCCGAAACACCTGAAGATGCTCGTGTTGGATTAATGGAAAAATTTGGTCTTTCTGATCTTCAGGCCCGTGCAATTCTTGATATGACTTTACGTCGTCTTACTGGACTGGAACGGGATAAGATCAAAGAAGAATATGCTGAATTGATGAAAACGATCGACTATTTAAAGTCAGTTTTAGAAGATGAAGATCTTCGTATGAAGATTATCAGAGATGAGTTGATTGAGATCAAAGAAAAATATGGAGACGAACGTCGATCACAGATTGTACACTCTGCTGAAGATATGCGTATGGAAGATTTTATTGATGACGAAGAAATCGTGATTACAATCTCCCACAATAGTTACGTCAAACGCACTCCACTATCTGAATACAAGCGTCAGGGCCGCGGCGGTCGCGGATCGATCGGTACAAATACACGTGAAGAGGATTTTACCGAGCATATTATTACAGCATCTGCACATAATTATATGCTCCTATTTACCGAGGCTGGTCGTTGTTTCTGGCTGAGAGCTTTTGAAATTCCGGAAGGGAGCCGCACCTCGAGAGGTCGAGCACTGCAAAATATCATCAATGTTCCAAAAGAGGAGAAAATAAAGGCGTTTATATTAGTGAAGAATTTGAAAGACCAAGAATATCTGGAAAACAACTTCATCATCATGTGTACCAAGAAAGGTACCATCAAAAAGACATCTTTAGAAGCGTATTCTCGCCCACGCGCTAACGGTATCAACGCCATTAATATCAATGAAGGAGACCAGTTGATCGAAGCTTGCTTAACTACTGGAAGCAGTGAAATCGTTATGGCACTTCGTTCTGGTAGAGCCATTCGTTTTAACGAGTCTACTGTCCGACCAATGGGAAGAACTGCGACTGGGGTACGTGGTATCACATTATCAACTGAAAGTGATGAAGTGATTGGCATGATTAGTGTGAATGATTCCGAGACAACGGTACTGGTCGTTTCAGAAAAAGGATATGGAAAACGTACAGACATCGAAGATTATCGGGTGACCAATCGTGGTGGTAAAGGCGTAAAAACGATCAACGTTACTGATAAAACGGGCGAACTCGTTGCCATAAAAGGCGTAACAGACGCGGAAGATTTAATGATTATCAATAAATCTGGCATCGTTATCCGTATTGCAGTTGAGGGATTAAGGGTAATGGGTAGAGCTACACAGGGTGTAAGGCTTATTAATTTAAAAGATAACGATGAGATCGCCTCTATTACAAAAGTCGATCGTGAAGAAGAACTAGAAGAGTCTGGATTGACCGAAGAGTTAACCGAAAACGACGATTCTACTTCGGAAGAGAATAAGGAATCAAACTCCGAAGAAAGCACGGAATCAAACGAAGAATAA
- a CDS encoding lipopolysaccharide assembly protein LapB, whose product MKNLLISFLISASSLTVVAQSNLKEGSNSFALYTKTGEFKNLENARKFADAAFQSKKDSASVNNNLLRALVYSSLAVADSTRKQQYKTDPIDISIKSLKLLDQKKARRNFPAEMDYVRQNLAGAISYQAGIALKDGKFDKAYKAYLRIDSLGFKNNDLKYNLAVLSGKNKDYMNSIKYYNELIKSEQPKPNYYLELAHIYSLGGTKQDVLNVLEKGHVAFPENKQILFRLIDVYSANHSYDAILNVIADAIRLEPENVELNYIAGYSYENANDIKKAKEYYNNVLRLDPNNYESNLALGLINLETLLKEPTNQDIQELTIEYLLKANEIKPYDVNALKALAKYYTLIDDASQLDRVNLLLNQLTVK is encoded by the coding sequence ATGAAAAACTTACTGATATCATTTTTAATATCTGCAAGTAGTTTAACTGTTGTTGCCCAATCCAATTTGAAAGAGGGCAGCAACAGTTTTGCTTTATATACCAAAACCGGCGAGTTCAAAAATCTTGAAAACGCACGGAAATTTGCAGACGCGGCTTTTCAATCAAAGAAAGATTCTGCTTCTGTCAACAATAATCTTTTAAGAGCATTGGTGTATAGTTCCTTGGCGGTTGCAGACTCAACAAGGAAACAACAATATAAGACGGATCCTATTGATATATCCATCAAATCGCTTAAGCTTCTGGATCAAAAAAAAGCACGCCGAAATTTTCCTGCTGAAATGGATTATGTTCGTCAAAATTTAGCCGGGGCCATCTCCTATCAGGCAGGCATTGCTTTAAAGGATGGTAAATTTGATAAAGCTTATAAGGCATATCTTCGAATAGATTCTCTTGGATTCAAAAATAATGATCTTAAATATAATCTCGCCGTACTTTCGGGTAAGAATAAAGATTATATGAACTCAATCAAATATTATAATGAGCTTATTAAGAGTGAGCAACCTAAGCCCAATTACTATCTTGAATTGGCACATATTTATTCTCTGGGAGGTACTAAACAGGATGTTTTAAACGTTCTTGAAAAAGGACATGTTGCATTTCCTGAAAATAAGCAGATACTTTTTAGGTTGATTGATGTCTACTCCGCTAATCATTCTTATGATGCAATACTGAATGTTATCGCTGACGCTATCCGTTTGGAGCCAGAAAATGTGGAATTGAACTATATCGCTGGCTATTCCTACGAAAATGCCAATGACATCAAAAAGGCCAAGGAATATTATAACAACGTATTGCGATTGGATCCGAATAATTACGAGTCTAATCTTGCCTTAGGGCTTATCAATCTGGAAACTTTATTAAAGGAACCTACGAATCAGGATATACAAGAATTAACTATTGAATACCTGTTGAAAGCGAATGAAATCAAACCTTATGATGTCAATGCGCTCAAAGCCTTGGCGAAATATTATACGCTTATTGACGATGCATCGCAATTAGACAGGGTGAATTTATTATTGAATCAATTAACAGTTAAATAG
- a CDS encoding tetratricopeptide repeat protein: protein MNLKSLLLLAAMGTVCTSVSFAQTGNIKKAKTGLAKFQELKDAGTVQLGLPNLKSAKEAIDAAVVNEKTKDNAEAWTVYALVNANLSTIDKSAELAKLAEDGITKAKQLDTDGTNKANITVAEQILGQYNFNLGAEEYQAQKYADSYSSFTKALTYLPGDTLVTYYSGVAALSNKDYKNAIERYKELIPRKDFSSHKTIMVDLPKLYLSMQDTTSALEYAKKAAEAYPDDNAAMTQNIELNLITGHEKETIDAITAQLAKDPNNKSLNYYLGIAQSSAKNDEAAVAAYKKALEIDPNFFEANTNLAITLMNKTREKLNVVNNNRKLTQAQYDAELNKIKAELKPVLPYLEKAVSLQPKNVDALTNLKNYYIFMQDEAKTAEINAKIKEVE, encoded by the coding sequence ATGAATTTAAAATCTCTATTATTATTAGCCGCAATGGGTACTGTATGTACCTCAGTTTCTTTTGCGCAAACCGGTAATATAAAAAAGGCGAAAACTGGCCTGGCAAAATTTCAAGAATTGAAAGATGCTGGTACGGTGCAGTTGGGTTTGCCCAACCTGAAATCTGCAAAGGAAGCTATTGATGCTGCTGTAGTCAACGAAAAAACGAAAGATAACGCCGAGGCGTGGACAGTGTATGCGTTAGTAAATGCTAATCTTTCGACAATTGATAAATCTGCTGAATTGGCTAAATTGGCTGAAGACGGAATTACTAAAGCAAAACAATTGGATACAGATGGTACTAATAAAGCCAATATTACGGTTGCAGAACAAATTTTAGGACAATATAACTTCAATTTAGGTGCTGAAGAATATCAAGCTCAAAAATATGCTGATTCGTATAGCTCTTTTACAAAAGCATTGACTTATCTTCCTGGCGATACGTTAGTAACCTACTACAGTGGAGTTGCGGCATTATCGAACAAAGATTATAAAAATGCAATTGAACGCTACAAAGAATTGATTCCAAGAAAAGATTTCTCTTCGCATAAGACAATTATGGTAGACTTACCTAAATTATATCTAAGTATGCAAGATACTACATCTGCGTTGGAATATGCAAAAAAAGCAGCTGAAGCTTATCCTGATGACAACGCAGCCATGACCCAGAATATTGAGTTGAATTTAATTACAGGTCATGAAAAGGAAACAATTGATGCTATTACAGCGCAATTAGCGAAAGATCCTAACAATAAAAGCTTAAATTATTACCTAGGCATCGCGCAATCGTCTGCAAAAAATGATGAGGCTGCAGTTGCAGCATACAAGAAGGCATTAGAAATCGATCCAAACTTTTTTGAGGCAAATACTAATTTAGCGATCACGTTGATGAATAAAACACGTGAGAAATTAAATGTTGTTAATAATAATAGAAAGTTAACACAAGCACAGTATGACGCTGAATTAAATAAGATTAAAGCCGAATTAAAGCCAGTGCTTCCTTATTTAGAAAAAGCAGTTTCTTTACAGCCTAAAAATGTAGATGCATTAACGAATTTGAAGAATTATTATATCTTTATGCAGGATGAAGCTAAAACTGCCGAAATCAATGCTAAGATCAAAGAAGTAGAATAA
- a CDS encoding FKBP-type peptidyl-prolyl cis-trans isomerase — MVQKKKNRLNSTGLAERNIEEGKIFLEKHAQQEGVIVCPSGLHYRVLTTGGGQIPKKSAKVICHYKGELLDGTVFDSSYKRKRPETFYINELIEGWQEAISMMPVGSIWEVCLPPNLAYGKEELVSGRGGQCTLLFQIELIAIIG; from the coding sequence TTGGTTCAGAAAAAGAAAAACAGGTTAAATTCCACGGGACTGGCAGAGAGAAATATTGAGGAGGGAAAGATATTTTTGGAAAAGCATGCACAGCAGGAAGGTGTCATTGTATGCCCCTCTGGTCTGCACTATAGGGTGTTGACAACAGGCGGCGGGCAAATACCTAAAAAGTCTGCAAAGGTTATTTGTCATTACAAGGGTGAACTTCTAGACGGTACTGTATTTGATAGTTCCTATAAACGCAAGCGTCCCGAAACGTTCTATATCAATGAGCTGATAGAGGGGTGGCAAGAAGCAATTTCAATGATGCCAGTAGGATCTATTTGGGAGGTATGCCTTCCGCCAAATTTGGCTTATGGAAAGGAGGAGTTGGTATCTGGAAGGGGAGGGCAATGTACTTTATTATTTCAAATTGAGTTAATTGCCATTATAGGTTAG
- a CDS encoding OsmC family protein, whose translation MRRKATAQWNGNLKEGKGSLTTDSTVLDQTQYSYSTRFENGVGTNPEELLAAAHAGCFTMQLSAYLSEEGFVPDELTTVSTIVMENGSIVRSELELKAKVPSIDESTFQTIAQKAKENCPVSRAFTFEKTLNAELL comes from the coding sequence ATGAGAAGAAAAGCAACAGCCCAATGGAATGGCAATCTTAAAGAAGGAAAAGGTAGTCTGACTACCGATAGTACAGTTTTAGATCAAACACAGTATTCCTATTCAACACGGTTTGAAAATGGTGTCGGAACAAATCCTGAAGAGTTATTGGCTGCAGCGCATGCAGGATGCTTTACTATGCAATTGAGCGCCTATCTTTCTGAGGAAGGTTTTGTTCCTGATGAGTTGACCACTGTATCGACTATTGTTATGGAAAATGGATCCATTGTACGGTCTGAACTGGAGTTGAAAGCGAAAGTTCCTTCAATAGACGAATCTACTTTTCAAACAATAGCGCAGAAGGCTAAAGAAAACTGCCCTGTAAGTAGGGCATTTACTTTTGAAAAAACGTTAAATGCTGAGCTTTTATAA
- a CDS encoding MFS transporter, producing the protein MTVSLREVNQKILGYVSLTFLGYFTIGLSLATLPIFIHQTLGFNTIVAGLVISIQYIATFLLRGYAGKIVDTKGPKVSVLLSMLFFGMSGILLLLVFLFKSQPFISLGLLLITRLLTGIAEGMVGASPINWALMELGDEFAAKAISFNGIASYGALAIGAPLGVLMVDHISYEALGVLTIVVGLFGYVYCRSKTPYRVVRKRTETVSFKRILLLVAPFGICLALGGLGFGSISTFMTLYYEHFDWQNGASCLTVFGVFFILTRLVFNKVIDQYGGLKVALLSLFVESLGLLLIATVINPIWTLLGAALTGLGFSLVFPALGVEAIKRVDQSQQGSALAAYGLFIDISLGITGPLIGLVANNIGMDAIYPFSSIMVAIGFAVVGNLIYTKRKALA; encoded by the coding sequence ATGACAGTTTCTCTTCGGGAGGTCAATCAAAAGATTTTAGGCTATGTTTCTTTAACCTTCCTCGGTTATTTCACCATCGGCCTATCACTTGCTACCCTACCCATTTTTATTCACCAGACTTTGGGATTTAACACAATTGTCGCCGGACTGGTCATTAGCATTCAATACATTGCTACTTTTTTACTTCGGGGTTATGCCGGAAAAATAGTTGATACGAAGGGACCGAAAGTTTCTGTTTTGCTGAGTATGCTATTTTTTGGCATGTCTGGTATACTGCTTCTGCTTGTTTTCCTATTTAAATCACAGCCCTTTATCAGTTTAGGTCTGTTGCTAATCACCAGATTACTGACTGGAATTGCTGAGGGTATGGTTGGTGCCAGCCCCATAAATTGGGCACTTATGGAACTCGGTGATGAGTTTGCGGCTAAAGCGATCTCGTTCAATGGCATAGCGAGTTATGGCGCATTGGCCATTGGTGCTCCCTTAGGTGTCCTGATGGTAGATCATATCAGTTACGAAGCTTTAGGCGTGCTAACAATTGTTGTGGGTCTATTTGGCTATGTATACTGTCGCTCAAAAACACCTTACCGGGTTGTTCGAAAAAGGACGGAAACGGTTAGCTTCAAACGGATATTACTTTTAGTAGCTCCGTTTGGAATCTGTCTTGCTCTGGGTGGACTTGGCTTCGGAAGTATCTCGACTTTCATGACACTCTATTATGAGCATTTCGACTGGCAAAATGGAGCTTCCTGTTTAACGGTATTTGGAGTCTTCTTTATCTTGACCAGACTTGTATTCAATAAAGTTATTGATCAATATGGTGGTTTAAAAGTCGCGTTGCTGAGTCTTTTTGTTGAATCATTAGGATTATTACTAATTGCTACAGTGATAAACCCCATTTGGACTTTATTAGGGGCAGCATTGACCGGTCTTGGTTTTTCACTAGTCTTTCCTGCGCTTGGTGTTGAAGCGATTAAAAGAGTCGACCAAAGCCAACAGGGGTCGGCATTAGCAGCCTATGGCCTATTTATTGATATTTCTTTGGGAATTACAGGACCTCTGATCGGTCTTGTGGCAAACAATATAGGCATGGACGCTATCTATCCTTTTAGTTCGATCATGGTTGCTATAGGTTTTGCGGTGGTTGGAAACCTCATCTATACGAAAAGAAAAGCACTTGCTTAG
- the fabV gene encoding enoyl-ACP reductase FabV produces the protein MIIQPRTRGFICLTSHPQGAAQNIKNQIEYVKSKGEIANGPKKVLVIGASTGFGIASRISAAFGSGAATIGVFFEKPAAEGKPGTAGWYNSAAFEKEAHEAGLYAKSINGDAFSDEVKKQTIELIKQDLGQVDLVVYSLASPRRTHPKTGVAHASVLKPIQEPFTNKTVDFHTGVISDITIQPVENEEDIANTVAVMGGEDWKFWIEDLKAAGVLAEGAKTVAYSYIGPELTYPIYRNGTIGRAKDDLEGTVPEINAILSDIHGVSYVSVNKALVTQSSSAIPVVPLYISLLYKVMKEKGIHEGTIEQMQRLFAERLYTADGKVSLDEKGRIRVDDLEMRPDVQAEVAALWEKATTENLAEISDIEGYRNEFFNLFGFNFDGIDYNADTNEVVGVPSIES, from the coding sequence ATGATTATACAACCAAGAACTAGAGGTTTTATTTGTTTAACCTCGCATCCACAAGGGGCTGCGCAAAACATTAAAAATCAAATTGAATACGTAAAATCCAAAGGTGAAATCGCGAATGGTCCAAAAAAAGTATTGGTAATCGGCGCTTCAACCGGATTCGGTATTGCATCTCGGATTTCGGCAGCATTTGGTTCTGGAGCTGCTACGATCGGCGTATTTTTCGAAAAGCCTGCAGCCGAAGGCAAACCAGGTACTGCCGGATGGTACAATTCTGCAGCTTTTGAGAAAGAGGCGCATGAGGCTGGATTATATGCCAAAAGCATTAATGGTGATGCTTTTTCTGATGAAGTGAAAAAGCAAACTATTGAACTTATTAAACAAGATTTAGGACAGGTTGATTTAGTGGTTTACAGTTTGGCTTCACCACGCCGTACTCACCCGAAAACTGGTGTCGCGCATGCTTCTGTTTTGAAACCAATACAAGAGCCTTTTACCAATAAGACTGTAGATTTTCATACAGGCGTAATTTCAGATATTACTATTCAACCTGTCGAAAATGAAGAAGATATTGCCAATACAGTAGCAGTAATGGGTGGAGAAGACTGGAAGTTTTGGATTGAAGATCTTAAAGCTGCAGGCGTATTGGCTGAGGGTGCGAAAACTGTCGCCTACTCTTATATAGGACCTGAACTTACTTATCCGATTTATCGTAATGGTACTATTGGCCGTGCTAAAGATGATTTAGAAGGAACAGTACCTGAAATAAACGCTATTTTGAGTGATATTCATGGGGTTTCTTATGTATCGGTTAACAAGGCCTTGGTTACGCAATCAAGCTCGGCTATTCCCGTTGTTCCTTTGTATATTTCTCTTTTGTATAAAGTGATGAAAGAAAAAGGTATCCACGAGGGCACAATTGAGCAAATGCAACGTTTATTCGCTGAGCGCCTATATACAGCTGACGGAAAAGTTTCCCTCGATGAAAAAGGCCGTATTCGTGTTGACGATTTGGAGATGCGTCCGGATGTTCAGGCAGAAGTTGCAGCATTATGGGAAAAAGCAACCACTGAAAATTTAGCAGAGATTTCGGATATTGAAGGCTATCGCAATGAGTTTTTCAATTTGTTCGGTTTCAATTTCGACGGTATCGATTACAACGCGGATACAAATGAAGTTGTTGGAGTGCCCAGCATCGAAAGCTAA
- a CDS encoding multidrug resistance efflux transporter family protein — MLFQFTLKKNKNNAILLGTLAALFFATTFVLNRIMAVSGGGWQWTASLRFIWMLPILFIIVAIRGNLSSLLKEIKSNLVQWLLWSTIGFGLFYATLTFGANYGPSWLVASTFEFTIIAGMFIGPLIEKKGYRNGISKASLLFSIIIFIGILLMQIAEAQSTSLNIMLLGTIPVLVGAVAYPLGNRKMMKISGNRLDAFQRTLGMTICSMPFWIALSLFGYLENGLPTDSQLLQTFLVALCSGVIATLLFFTATDLVHHDHKALAAVEATQAMEVIFTLIGEVLLLHAALPNGFSSIGIVLVVMGMILHSRSA; from the coding sequence ATGCTTTTCCAATTTACGCTAAAAAAGAATAAAAATAACGCCATCCTGCTAGGAACTTTAGCAGCGCTTTTCTTTGCCACTACTTTTGTTCTCAATCGCATTATGGCAGTGTCTGGCGGAGGCTGGCAATGGACGGCCTCCTTACGATTTATTTGGATGTTACCCATATTGTTCATTATCGTCGCTATAAGGGGAAATCTCAGCAGCTTACTGAAAGAAATAAAATCAAATTTAGTACAATGGTTGCTTTGGAGTACGATTGGTTTCGGTTTGTTTTATGCAACCCTAACCTTTGGTGCCAATTATGGCCCCTCCTGGCTTGTAGCGAGTACCTTCGAGTTTACTATCATTGCAGGTATGTTCATTGGTCCGTTAATCGAGAAGAAGGGATACCGAAACGGGATATCAAAAGCTTCCCTCCTATTTTCTATTATTATTTTTATCGGCATCCTCCTAATGCAAATTGCAGAAGCTCAATCCACTTCGCTAAATATCATGCTGTTAGGAACAATTCCAGTATTAGTTGGTGCAGTCGCCTACCCTTTAGGCAACCGTAAGATGATGAAAATATCAGGGAATAGACTTGATGCTTTTCAGCGTACGTTAGGCATGACAATCTGTAGCATGCCTTTTTGGATTGCGCTTAGTCTATTTGGCTATTTGGAAAATGGATTACCAACAGATAGTCAGCTTTTGCAAACCTTCCTTGTGGCGCTATGTTCGGGTGTGATAGCGACACTTTTATTTTTTACAGCGACCGATCTTGTCCATCACGACCATAAGGCACTTGCTGCCGTAGAAGCCACACAGGCGATGGAAGTTATTTTTACTTTGATTGGCGAAGTCCTTCTTTTACATGCAGCGCTTCCAAATGGCTTTTCCTCGATTGGGATCGTCCTGGTGGTTATGGGGATGATCCTACATAGCCGATCGGCCTGA
- a CDS encoding ABC transporter ATP-binding protein, which translates to MTISQLLKKIVPFAKPYRRLIFYTLLLTIVGSFAAQINAFILRYTVDRMNDLMVAKEPLSKGMYIVGMISIILLAKEIIYAIVQFGQKFYGEKLRIYIARDFSQSIVDRILTYKLAFYTSSDNESGKLATRIDAGISSLTRLVQNFFIDILPLFANAIIALICMFYANVYVGLIGVAVIPLYLYIGQTQASKLTGFRRQMRKYRESKNNRIISLIDSILVIKSFVREPEEAKRHETIQYEMTENQMATRKTSFLYDSIKNFVEQIAVVIIIVLTSYLVLSGQITIGAIMFHIMLFNNVSAPIRQLHRIYDEVNDALIYSESFFEILESDEQIESKGDYIPVQIKGHLELRNVFFEYPNGTVALKDVSFDIKPNEITALVGLSGAGKSTIINLLDKFYEPAEGQIFLDGVDLSKYDTTYLRQQIGMVLQKNHIFKGTILENIEYGKIGSSKDEIMEAAKKAYIHQQIMELPKGYDSDAQSLSGGQQQRIAIARLFLKNPPIIFLDEPTANLDAIATEQIKNSLDAIKKDRTVIIVSHSISQIIDSNAIVVMENGRVAEKGKHEDLYAHKGTYHAIFSAMANSLNLSKISKTLQADER; encoded by the coding sequence ATGACTATATCCCAATTGCTTAAAAAAATTGTACCATTTGCCAAACCTTACCGGCGATTGATTTTTTACACCTTACTTTTGACTATCGTGGGATCTTTTGCAGCGCAAATCAATGCTTTTATCTTGCGCTATACCGTCGATCGCATGAACGATTTGATGGTCGCGAAAGAGCCTCTTTCCAAGGGCATGTATATCGTTGGAATGATCAGTATCATTCTGCTGGCTAAAGAGATCATCTACGCGATCGTACAGTTTGGTCAGAAATTTTATGGTGAGAAACTTCGTATTTATATTGCAAGGGATTTTTCTCAATCTATTGTCGATCGGATCTTGACGTATAAATTAGCATTTTACACATCTTCAGATAACGAAAGCGGGAAATTGGCCACTCGGATAGACGCGGGGATCAGTTCATTGACGCGGTTGGTACAGAATTTTTTTATTGATATCTTACCTTTATTTGCAAATGCAATTATTGCGCTTATCTGTATGTTTTACGCGAACGTATATGTAGGTTTGATTGGGGTTGCTGTTATTCCCTTATACCTGTACATTGGGCAAACCCAGGCCTCAAAGCTGACCGGATTTAGACGGCAAATGCGGAAGTATCGGGAATCCAAAAATAATCGGATTATTAGTTTGATCGATTCCATACTAGTGATCAAATCATTCGTTCGCGAACCAGAAGAGGCCAAGCGGCATGAGACGATCCAATACGAGATGACTGAAAATCAAATGGCAACTCGGAAAACCAGTTTTCTATACGATAGCATTAAGAATTTTGTCGAACAGATTGCAGTCGTTATTATTATTGTTTTAACATCGTATTTAGTACTTTCGGGGCAGATCACCATTGGGGCAATCATGTTTCATATTATGTTGTTTAACAATGTTTCTGCGCCAATACGACAACTTCATCGTATTTACGACGAGGTCAATGATGCATTGATCTATTCGGAGTCTTTTTTTGAGATCCTAGAGTCCGATGAGCAGATTGAATCTAAAGGTGATTATATCCCTGTGCAGATCAAAGGGCATTTGGAACTTAGGAATGTGTTTTTTGAGTATCCAAACGGTACCGTTGCTTTGAAAGATGTCAGTTTCGATATCAAACCGAATGAAATAACAGCTTTGGTCGGTTTAAGTGGAGCCGGGAAGAGTACGATTATCAATTTATTGGATAAATTTTACGAACCTGCTGAAGGACAGATTTTCTTAGATGGCGTGGATTTATCGAAATATGATACCACCTATCTACGTCAACAAATCGGAATGGTATTGCAAAAAAATCACATTTTTAAAGGAACGATTTTGGAGAATATTGAATATGGAAAAATTGGGAGCTCCAAAGATGAGATAATGGAAGCCGCTAAGAAAGCCTATATTCATCAACAGATCATGGAGCTTCCAAAAGGTTATGATTCAGATGCGCAATCTTTATCCGGTGGTCAACAGCAACGTATAGCCATCGCACGGCTGTTCCTAAAAAATCCTCCGATTATCTTTTTGGACGAACCAACGGCTAATTTGGATGCTATTGCTACCGAGCAGATCAAGAATAGCCTAGACGCCATAAAGAAGGATCGTACAGTAATCATTGTCTCTCATAGTATCTCTCAGATCATTGATTCCAATGCAATTGTTGTAATGGAAAACGGTCGCGTCGCCGAAAAGGGCAAACATGAGGATCTTTATGCGCATAAAGGCACATATCACGCTATTTTTTCTGCGATGGCCAATAGTTTGAATCTGAGTAAAATAAGTAAGACATTACAGGCTGACGAACGATAA